The region CCGGGTCCTGCTCAACACGTTCCGACTACGCCGGCTTGGGCTGCCGATTTGCCAAGCTGTTCCGCACGCGTTCGACCTCTTTGAGGATCAGTTCCGCTCAGCCGAGGCCTTCTTCACCGTGCTCGCTCAACTCGGCGGCATCGGCGTGATCCGCACGCACGAGGTGCCCAAAGTCGCCGCGGTAGTTGCCGCGATGGGCTCACTGACTGCCCTTTAGCTTTAGTAATTCGCGCAATTCTCTCCGTTTTGGCTATCGCCACGGCGTGTCGGGTACCGCCCGAGATGCCTGCGAGATCGATTTGCTCCAATATGTGCCCATGATGAAGAAACTGACTGCCGAATTCATCGGCACATTCGCTTTGGTTTTCCTGGCTGTCGGTGCTGCTGTCGCTGGCATCGGTGTAGCCCGTCTTGACTCTCAGAACGCCGACTTCCTCGTTCCAGCTTCTGGAACGCTCGGTGTCGCGATCGCGTTCGGCTTCGTGTTGATGGCCCTGGCCTACGCGCTCGGGGGTATCTCCGGTTGCCACGTCAACCCCGCTGTCACCATCGCGCTCATGACGAGCCGCAAGATGGAGGTCGTCGAGGGGTTGCTCTACATGGTCGCGCAGGTTCTCGGCGCGATCCTTGGTGGCGCGGCCCTGAAACTCATGGTGTCGAAGTTCGATGTGGTCGACACCACCGGTGGTCTCGGTACCAACGCATACGGCAAGAACATCTCCATGGGTGGTGCGTTCTTCCTCGAGGTCGTGCTGACCGCTCTCTTCGTGTTCGTCATCCTCATGGTCACGGACAAGTGGGCTACCCAGTCGATGGCTGGTGTTGCCATCGGCGTCGCACTCACCGCCGTGCACATCGTGGGTATTCCGCTGGATGGCACGTCGGTGAACCCGGCCCGTTCCATCGGACCGGCGCTGTTTGAGGGAGGTACGGCGATCAGCCAGTTGTGGTTGTTCATCGCGGCACCACTCGTTGGCGGCATCGTCGCAGCGGGTCTGTGGGCAGCGGCGCGGCGCGCGGAGGGCCCAGCCGAAGAAGCGGTCTCCGACGTTCCAGCCAACGCCTAGCCATCGGATCGGCGAATCCGTCGAGGGTCCGGCC is a window of Candidatus Nanopelagicales bacterium DNA encoding:
- a CDS encoding aquaporin, giving the protein MKKLTAEFIGTFALVFLAVGAAVAGIGVARLDSQNADFLVPASGTLGVAIAFGFVLMALAYALGGISGCHVNPAVTIALMTSRKMEVVEGLLYMVAQVLGAILGGAALKLMVSKFDVVDTTGGLGTNAYGKNISMGGAFFLEVVLTALFVFVILMVTDKWATQSMAGVAIGVALTAVHIVGIPLDGTSVNPARSIGPALFEGGTAISQLWLFIAAPLVGGIVAAGLWAAARRAEGPAEEAVSDVPANA